One region of Primulina tabacum isolate GXHZ01 chromosome 17, ASM2559414v2, whole genome shotgun sequence genomic DNA includes:
- the LOC142531117 gene encoding mitogen-activated protein kinase kinase 5-like translates to MTPFQPPSAAKRPRRRVGLTLPLPNRDTSLAVPLPLPPAFSNSQPLQYSELERVSRIGSGAGGTVYKVLHRPSAKFYALKVMYGHHEDAVLVQICREIEILRDVDNPNIVKCHNLFDHNGEVQVLLEYMDRGSLEGTRISHEPSLSDLTRQVLSGLHYLHKRRIVHRDIKPSNLLINSRRNVKIADFGVSRFLSQTLDPCNSSVGTIAYMSPERINTDLNHGKYDGYAGDIWSLGVSILEFYLGKFPFSVGQQGDWASLMCAICMYHPPEAPASASREFRDFIACCLHRDPTKRWTAAKLLRHPFITLHVSPGSISN, encoded by the coding sequence ATGACACCCTTCCAACCACCGTCTGCCGCCAAACGCCCGCGGAGGCGCGTCGGCCTAACCCTCCCTCTTCCCAATCGCGACACTTCGCTTGCGGTTCCCCTCCCTCTTCCGCCCGCATTCTCTAACTCTCAGCCTTTGCAGTATTCCGAGCTGGAGCGTGTGAGCAGGATTGGTAGCGGCGCAGGAGGTACTGTCTACAAGGTTCTCCACCGTCCCTCTGCCAAGTTCTACGCACTTAAAGTGATGTACGGCCACCACGAAGATGCCGTGCTCGTTCAGATATGCCGCGAAATCGAGATTCTCCGTGACGTCGACAATCCCAACATCGTCAAATGCCACAACCTCTTCGATCACAACGGGGAAGTTCAAGTTCTTCTGGAGTATATGGACAGAGGATCTCTGGAGGGTACACGCATCTCCCATGAACCCTCTCTATCTGATCTCACCCGACAGGTTCTCTCCGGATTGCACTACCTTCACAAGCGCAGAATCGTTCATCGTGACATCAAACCCTCCAACTTGCTGATAAATTCACGCAGAAACGTAAAGATAGCTGATTTCGGCGTGTCCCGGTTCTTATCTCAAACGTTGGACCCTTGTAATTCGTCGGTCGGAACAATAGCGTACATGAGCCCGGAAAGAATTAACACTGATCTTAATCACGGTAAATATGACGGATATGCCGGTGATATATGGAGTTTGGGAGTCAGCATTCTTGAATTTTACTTGGGAAAGTTTCCGTTTTCCGTTGGACAGCAAGGAGATTGGGCTAGTCTAATGTGTGCCATTTGTATGTACCATCCGCCGGAGGCTCCCGCCTCCGCGAGCAGAGAGTTTCGAGATTTTATCGCTTGTTGCCTTCACAGAGATCCCACGAAGCGATGGACCGCTGCAAAGCTGTTGCGGCATCCTTTTATCACGCTGCATGTGTCGCCTGGGAGTATAAGTAATTAA